TCTCACCTTAACCGAAACGATCATGCTTGCAAAAAGCAAAGATTCCATAAATTGCAACCTCCACTTCATTCAAGCGTTCAATCCATATGTTCCTTCGACATCACCACTATTTTTTTAAAAATATAAAAGAAACATTTCCTTTAAGAAGAAATGTTTCTTATCTACTTTATCGTTTTAGATTTTCCAAAAGCTCTTCTACATAATGTTGTGCACTTTGTGCAGCGATGCTTCCATCACCTGTAGCTGTTACAATCTGACGTAACGTTTTTTCCCGGACATCTCCAGCTGCAAAAATGCCTTCGACCTTTGTTTCCATTTGATCGTTCGTTTCAATGTAGCCCATCGAATTCGTAATGCCAAGATCTTGAAATGGAGCAGTTAACGGAACCATTCCCACATAGATAAACACGCCATCTGTCTTAAACTCTTTTTCTGAACCATCTTCTGTAGATACGAGCTTAACAGATCCTACTTTTCCTGTTTGTTCATGTATAGATTGAATTGTCGTGTTAAAGATGACCTCTATTTTCTCGTTCTCAAACGCACGTTGCTGAATAATTTTTTGTGCTCTGAATTCGTCACGTCGATGAACAATCGTTACTTTATTAACAAATCTTGTCAAGTATACTCCTTCTTCTACAGCAGAGTCTCCCCCACCGACAACCACAAGGTCCTTTCCTTTAAAGAAAGCCCCATCACAGACTGCGCAATAAGATACCCCGCGTCCTGATAATTCCTTTTCACCAGGAGCACCTAGTTTCTTATATTCTGCACCAGTTGAGATGATCACTGAACGAGCCTTAAATTCCTTTGAACTGGTTCTAACCGTTTTATATTCTTCGCCATTAACAATCTCTTTTATATCTCCATATGCGTACTGTGCGCCAAACTTCTTTGCATGCTCAAACATCTTATTGGAGAGATCTGGACCTAAGATATGACCAAAACCAGGATAGTTTTCAACTTCTTCTGTATTTGCCATTTGTCCTCCAGGTACTCCTCTTTCAATCATTAAGGTAGAGAGATTGGCTCGAGAAGTATAAACTGCGGCTGTCATCCCAGCAGGACCTGCTCCAATGATGATTACATCATAAATATTCTCATTCGTCATATATTCCATCTCCTTCCATCTCCTCATCATCGTACAAACAAATGTTTTTTCATTTCCTTTATTGAGTATAGCTCACTTTTTTAAATAAAAATGTTAGATAGCTAACAGTCTTAGGATTACTTCTATCAACGAATAAACGATTATTCCACTATACAAAAGAGTAATATAAACAAGCTAAAATACAAACATCTTACTCGCCCATTGTTTAAATGGCATTCGTTTCTTCCAACTAACACTGAGTAAGAACCAAGAAATAGAAAGTAAAAGGATCAGGATGAAAATAGCCCTTAACTCTATAAATAAAAAGCTAGCAAAAATTAACCCTAGTAGGTAAACGTGTGTCTGAAAGTAGGTTCGTTCAAAACCCTTTATCACCGGCAGCATAGGTATCCTAGCTAGTTTATATTCCTCATATCGATGAATGGCAATGGCATAAAAATGGGGCATTTGCCATAAAACCATGATTAAAAAAAGACCAATAATAGATAGATGAAGTTCACCTGACGAAATTGCCGACCAGCCAATTAGAGGAGTTATTGCACCAGACAAGCTACCAATTTCCGTATTATAAATGGTCCTCCGTTTAGACCATATCGTATATGGTACTAAATATAAAAACCAGCCTAGCCAACCATATAAAGCAGCAAGCGGCTCCGCTACATATAGCAAACCGACTCCAGCAATAAGCAAGATGCTTCCTGCCATAAAAGCGGTGAGGTCACTAATGGCACCTGTAATCGTTGGTCTGTAGCGTGTCCTTTCCATTAGAAAATCAATATCTCGATCATAAAGATTATTAAATACTCCGGCCGAGCTTATGACAAAAGCAGATCCGATAATGGTTAGCACCATAACTAACCCATTTTCAAGAAGGGTTACCTCTATCGAAATACATGCTAAACACATTCCAGCAATGACAGCTAAAACATTAGATTTGACAATCCCTACCTTTACAAGCTGGAATGCAATTGAACATTTTTCAGCTGTCCCACTTTTATTTTTATTCCCCATTTTTCTCACTCTTCTCTTTATTTCTTACATTCTTTTTAAACCCTTTCATTATAAGTCATTTTTTTCTATTGAAAAGTAAGCTAACTCACAGTTTTTATGTTATAACTTTGTTTGGTTTAAACTTGTAAGAAGCTCTTATTTCAGAAATGTAAGCAAGATTACAGAATATAAAGTGGATAATCGCCTATGATAAGTCATGTAAGTTCACTAAATACTTATGGGAAGGAAGATAGATATGGAAAAAAGGATTACAAATAAAGCGGCATTTAATCAGATTATTAACTCAGAGAAGCCAGTCGTAGTTAAGTTCGACACAAACTGGTGTCCAGACTGCAGACGCATGGATGCATTTATGGGAGAGGTATTAGAGGATTTGAATCCTTTTCCACTTTATGAAATGGATCGAGATGAATTCCAGGATACCTCATCTACGTATGAAGTGATGGGAATTCCAAGCCTACTCGTTTTTAAGAATGGCGAGAAGATTGGTCACCTACACAGTGCTCATGCCAAAACACCTGAAAGTGTAACCGAGTTCTTAGCAACTTATTTTAAGTAAACATAAACAATGGGATCATGCTTTAGCTTGATCCCTTTTTCAATGTCATACCTCATTGGTTACTTGATGATCGTTTTTACTGCTATCCAAATAGAGATTTAGTAATACATCGAGCTCTTGGCTTAAATGGATGATCAAAGGTGATTGTAAATCTTTATTCTCTTTAAATACTTGTAGTATCTCTTGTCTTCGTTCCTCAATCATGTACCTTAAATAATAAATTGGGATAACCGGATTACAGGACTCTTTCTTCATGACAGATTCACCTCATTTTTGTTAAAACCACCTCTTATGGAATACTTTACCTCACCTCTCTTACGATTAATGTAAGCCACTTCACATTAATGCAGATACCTATAGAAATATGGCAAAAAAAAAGAGCAGGATGAACTGCTCCACATTAAATCTATTGGACCTTTGTAATTTTAGCCCCACCCGTTCTTTTCGACTGATAGAGAAGTTTATCGGCCCCTTCTAGCAGCTCATGCATCTTCATTTGATGGGAATGAACCAGTCCAATCGAAAGACTCAAATCTGGCAATATTTCTGCAGCCATCTTCTCAAAAGCATTTAATAAATTGTTTGCACAAACTTCACATTCTTGTTTGTAGGGGCTATTCAGAAGAACTCCGAATTCGTCTCCTCCAAATCTAAAGCCGTAGGCATCTTTTGGTATATACCTCAAAATCATTTCACCTAGCCCTTTCAGCACTTCATCACCAATGTGATGGCCCAACCGGTCATTTACCTGTTTAAAATGGTCAATATCAAACATTAAGAATGTAAAAGGTTCGGTTACAAGGGTAGGATTAGAAACTAAACGGTTCCAGAGCACTCTATTGTATAATCCAGTAAGGGAATCCTTTATATTAGACAGCTCCAGCTCTATAGCATAGGATAAAAAGGACGAAACCTTCTCTAATACGGTAATGGTCTTTTCGCTAAACGCTTTGACATTATGACTTAACGAACAAATAGCACCTAAAATAGATCCATCCTTGTGGTAAATAGGCACTCCGGCATATGATCTTATATCCATTTTGTATGCATGAGAGATATTTAATGTGAGAATTCCAAATTGTGTTTCCGTAAGGCTATCATGAATCAATACCGGTTTTTGATTCAACGAGATTAACTGACAAAAGGTGTCATCTGTTTTATAAAGGCAGCTTTCTGTTAGGACATCTTCTTTTAGGAATAACGTTTGAATAATCTTCGTTTGTTCACCGTCCATGAAGCTCATGTAGAAGCTATAATCTCCTACTAGTTCCTGTGCAATCTCTAGAATATCATTTAGAACGGTCGAAAAGGTTTGGACATGTGATAAATTAATCATGTTTATCATCCTTTACATCATCTATTCTTCCACTTTGACTAGCTTCGGTCTCATAAAATAATAGCCTTGAAAAAAAGGGACACCATGATTTTTAAAGAATAATACCTCTTCTTCTGTTTCGACTCCTTCTGCGATAATGCTTACATCCTGTTGAAGCCAATAGTCAATTAAGGCTTTCATCATGTGCTGACGATAGCTATCATGACCAATATCCTTAACCAAATCACGGTCAATTTTTACAAAATCAGGCTCTACCATGGCAAGGGTATGTAGACCGGAATAACCTTTTCCTATATCATCAACAGCAATTCTCATTCCAAGCTCCCTTAGCTCTTTCATCTTTCGAATCACTTCTTCTTTGGTATAATTGCCAAGTCCTTCTCGCTCAGACAGCTCTAGCACTATTTGAAATTTGCTTGTTTTTATATGTGGGAGCATGTCTTGCCAATCATCTGTAAATAGAGTGGAAAGATGAATATTAACAAATACGAAGCTTGGTTGACTCGACTTTTTCAATAACCTCTCAACTCCAGCTCTTAATACAAAAGTATCCACTTTGTGTATCTGCCCGTGTCCGGCAGCAAAAGAGTAAAATTGATCAGGTGAAGAAAATGTAGATTGGGCAGAAGGTCGATTCAATAGCTCCGTTGCTATTTCCTTTTTGTTTCGAATGTCAAAGATAGGCTGTTCAAACGTGTTAATATCACCTGTCTTTAAAGTCATATCAATTTCTTTCATCAAAGTTGCGCAATGGATTTCAATTACTTTGTTTTCTTTATCCTTAAAAAGCATTTCATCACTCCTCTCATACTGGTTTCTTTTTGTTAAGAAAGGATTACCTTTAAGATCACCCATTCCTCATAAAATGAATCTTCAATTAATGGGGTTTTAGCTCCTGTTAGTACGAGATAAAGTTAGTTCGGTAGATATTCTAACACCTCAGATGGTTCTGCTCTTTTCCGATAATCAGTATCTACATAAGCATAGATGATCTTCGCCTGTTGACTAATAACAAATGTAGCCGCAAGTGGCAGCTCCCAGCTATCCTCTCCATTATAGCTTGGAAGTTCCAGTGCTAATTTTTGGTATAACTCTATTAAGACTTTTTGCATTTTGAAGGTTAGGTTGTATTCGTTTGATACCTGATTCCCTTTATCACTTAACAAATGAAATTGCAGCTCATTTTTCTCCTTCATGGTTAAAGAAGAATCTGGAGTTTGCGGGCTTACTGCCAGTATCTGTGCACCTCTTTGCTTTATTTGAGGAAGCAGCTCCTGGTAAGCCTTGAGTTCAAGGTTACAATATGGACACCAAGCTCCGCGATAAAAAGTTAATATAACAGGGCCCTTCTTAAGTTCATCATATAGAGTGACAGCTTCCCCATTTGCACTTGGCAATGTAAAGTTCGGTGCTGTTTGCCCGGCAATTAGACCTTTAGGCGCATGCTTTTCTAAATCCTCAGCGGCATCCCTAAAAATATCTTGTATTTCCTGAGGACGATTATTCACAAACTGCTTAATTTTAGCTTCAAGTTGCTCTCGTAAATTCATACTATATCCTCCCATACTTTCTTATTGTCATTCATTGTATCTAAAAAGAGGAAAAGATACTGTTACCCAGCTAACGTTTTTTATATATTCAGAAAAAAACGCCCCAGAGGCATTTAAATCCAGGGCGTTTCCTATCTATTCAAATAAGCGAAGATATTCACTATAGCCCTCTTCTTCCAGCTTATCTTTGGGAATGAATTTAAGGGCAGCAGAGTTAATGCAATATCGAAGTCCACCTTTATCACGCGGACCATCATCAAAGACATGTCCTAAATGAGAATCTGCCGAGGTGCTTCTGACTTCAATGCGTCTCATCCCATGTGACGTATCTAGTTTTTCGAGAACTTCTTGATGCTTTATAGGCTTGGTAAAGCTTGGCCACCCACAACCAGAATCAAATTTATCAAGAGAGCTAAATAGTGGCTCTCCAGAAATAATGTCTACATAGATTCCTTCCTCCTTATGATCCCAAAATTCATTTTGGAAGGGAGGCTCCGTACCGCTTTCTTGTGTCACACGATGCTGAATAGGCGTAAGCTTCTTAATGTTTACTGAGTGGTGTTTCTTCCAATTTTCACGGATAAATCCTGCTCGGCCTGAGCCTTCTTTATAACGGTTATAATGTAAGGAATTCTTTTTATAATAACCTTGATGATATTCTTCAGCAGGATAAAACACGGCTGCCTCTTTTATTTCTGTAACAATTGGTTTTGTAAACCTTTTGCTGTCCTCTAGCTTCTTTTTAGATTCTTCAGCGAGACGCTTTTGTTCCTCAGTATGATAAAAAATGGCCGTTTTGTAAGACTCTCCTCGATCCCCAAACTGACCTTGAGCATCAGTTGGATCTATTTGCTGCCAAAATAGCTCTAACAGCTTTTCGTATGGAAACACGTTCGGATCATACGTAATTTGAACAGCCTCGTAATGACCCGTTTTATTCGAACACACTTCATTGTAGGTTGGGTTCTCTTTATGTCCACCTGTATAGCCCGACACAACTTTTATAATACCTGGCAACTCATCAAAGGGCTGAACCATACACCAAAAACATCCACCAGCAAATGTAGCTAACTCATATTGTGTTGACATAGTCCTACCTCCTATAGATGTTAATTTATCCAGATTACCAATACAGTGCAGAAAAAACCCCTCAGTCTAAGGGGTTCTTTTCTATCAGTTTTTTTTATTTTCTTTTCCAAGTAGATTGAATCTGAATAAAGTTCGTATCCTTTAAGATGTTGAATACTGGACATCTTGAATCTGTTTTCTCTTTTAGCTCTTGAATTCTTTCATCAGACTCGTCAGTATCAACAAGTGCTTCAATCTTAAGCGTCTGGAAGTATTGCTTGACAGAAGGGTCACCCATTAATCCTTTTGGATCTAAAGCTCCTTCAATTTTGAAGTCAATTCCGTTGAGGTTAAACTTCATTTCTTTTGCTACAATGTTTGCAATGTAATTTTCACATCCTGCAAGTGATCCAAGAAGTGTGTTTAAAGGGTTTGCACCCTTATCGTTTCCACCTAAATTCTTTGGCTCGTCTACATAAAATGTATGAGCTCCGGCCTTAACCTCTGTAGTTACCTGTTGTGATGTTGATTCAATACCAAATTTAAGTAATGCCATGATTAATTCCTCCTAAAATGTTTTTTCATTTACTTACACTTTGGAGTATAACCAGAATCCTTTTTAAAAAATGTTAGATGCCTTACATATTTCATGCATTTTTTAAAAATGCTTCGCGCCGTGTAAAAGATACAAGCATATTCTCAAAAGAAAGAGCAAAAATAATTACATGGATAAAGCAAGCTTTACAAGATGAAAACCTTATTTTATACGAAGGTTGGGGTTCAAAAAAGAAAAGGTATGACCATAATACAAGAAGATTATGTTTAGTTACATCTGATGGCTATTTTATTTTTATTCCCTTGCGGTGCTATTCCTTGCCCCTATCCATTTTGTAATGATATGTTTTTATTTTTTCAAAAGGTATTGCGATATTAACTATTTTTACCCTTTTCTGTACTCCTCAACTGGTTAAGTTTACTTATTTCAATTCTCAACTCTACTTTATTGTTTACCATCACTTGTGATACGGTTCCCCCCTATTAATCCGAAACGCCCGATAAACCTGCTCTACCAAAATCAACCTCATCAACTGATGCGGAAACGTCATTTTTGAAAATGAAAGGCTATCATTCGCCCTCTTCATCACAGTATTACTCAACCCCAATGAACCTCCAATAACAAATGCGACCTTACTCTTTCCATATGTAGCGAGCTGATCTAAGTCTTTTGCTAGTTGCTCTGAGGATTTCATTTTTCCTTCGATGGCTAGTGCGATCACGTGTGTGTCGTCGCTAATTTTGCTTAGAATTCTTTCTCCCTCTTTTTCTTTTACTTGCTCCATTTCTATTTCGCTTAGATTTTCTGGAGCTTTTTCATCTGCTAGTTCAATGATCTCGATTTTTGCATATGATGATAATCGTTTTAAATATTCATCGATTCCTTGCTTTAGGTATTTTTCTTTTAACTTACCAATTGTAATGATTGAGATGTTCATATCTTTTCCCCATTTCGAAACTTTCATTATCCACAGAAGTTATCCACAAATATGGATTTTTATCCACATTTGTCAACAAAATTACTCTCCAACTATATATACAGCCTGCTTTTCACAAAGTTGGCATGTTGTGGATAACTTTCCACCTTGCTCAATTTTTTCTATTTCTGGTGCTATTTCTTTTTCATCTACATACATATCTATTGCTAATTCAATATGGTCTTCACAGCAATACATTATCTCTTCCTCCTTATCCACATGTGGATATTCTATTTTTATTTTAACCTAAATCACAAATCTTAGTTTTCCACAGGTCTTTTTAGTCAAAAAAAGAGAGCTGAAATCAGCCCCCTAACATGTCTTCTTCTCCTAATTTCATTTTACCAGACATCTTCTCACCATTTCGATAAAATGTTAATTCAATGGTATCGCCAACTTCTTGATTATAAAGAATTTTTCTTAAATCAATGATATCCTTTATATCTTCACCTGCAAATTGTGTGATTACATCAAACTCTTGTAATCCTGCCTGTGCTGCTGGTGAGACTGGAACAACACTCATGACAATAACACCATCGTTGATATCTTGTGGTAGTTTTAATGTTTGTTCCTTATGATAAGAAGAAACTTCATTTAAAGATCTCATGCCAATTCCCATATAAGGACGTCTTACTTCACTATACTTTTCTAAGTCTTCAATAATCGGTATTGCATGGTTAGCAGGAATTGATAATCCAATTCCCTCAACAGCTGCTTGAGCTATTTTCATTGAATTAATTCCAATAACCTTACCGTCTAAATTAATAAGTGCTCCACCACTGTTACCAGGGTTAATTGCAGCATCTGTTTGTAATACTTCAGCATTCCAATCTACTTGTCCATCACCGTTCTCATCAATAGGAATTGCTCTTTCTGTTCCTGAAATAATTCCTTGTGTAACCGAACCAGAAAATTGCAAGCCAAGTGGATTACCAATTGCAATAACAGGTTCACCTGGTTTTACTGCATCTGAATCACCAAATTGAGCTACCTTCGTAATTTTATCAGCATCAACTCTTAAAACAGCAAGATCTGTTAACACATCACTGCCTAGTATTTCAGCAGGAACTCTTGTCCCGTCACTTAAACTAATCTCTACTTGTGATGCACCCTCAATAACATGGTGATTTGTTACTACAAAAGCATCTTTACCTTCTTTTTTATAAATGACTCCTGAACCGGTACCTGCTTCGCCGGTTTCACTCCAAAACCCTGCTTCCTGAAGATTAACAACACCAACTACAGCATCTGATACCTCATCAACAATACCTGTAATTGCTGAGTTTACATCAACTGATACATTTTTAATCGGTCCTGTATCTTCAACTGTTTGCCCTTGTTGATCTGTAGCTTCTTCTCCAAGGTTCATTTCATAAGGCAGGAAATTTGATAGTGCTGGTAAAGCAAAGAAAACTAGTAGCCCTCCTAAAATGGCTCCTACCAGTCCAGCTAAAAACCAGCCTCCACGGTTTCCCTTTTGCCTTTTTGCATCATAATTTTCATAATCTTGATCATAATAGCCCATAATGTTCACCATTCCTTTCACATGCTATGAATAGTGTTTACCTAATCAACATTATTCTCCTATACAATGAAAATTAACCAAGATGATAACGATTTTTCTGTTATTTCATTTTATAAATTAACCTGTAAATCTTCACTGTAGAAAATGCCATTATTAAATCTTATATGGCTACAAGCGAAGTCGGGGTTGATGGATCTGTATCATATAATTCAAAACTTTCACCTGTTATAAACCCTTTGCTGGCAAGTGTTTGCTCAACAGACATTCTGGCTAAATCCTTCATATTATTATCTTTACTGAGATGGGCCAAATAAATTCGTTTTGTTGCATCTCCAATCACATCCATCATCGCAATTGCTGCATCTTCATTTGAAACATGTCCAACATCACTTAAGATACGACGTTTGATACTCCATGGATAGTGTCCCATTTGAAGCATAGAAACATCATGATTGCTTTCAAACACAAAGGCATCGGCATTTTTAATCGTGCCTTTCATTCTATCACTAACATAGCCTGTGTCTGTAATAAGAGCTAGTTTTTTCCCTTGATGATGAAACACAAAAAACATAGGCTCTGCTGCATCATGTGAAACTCCAAATGATTCTATATCTAACGCACCGAAGGATTTTACAGATCCTGTAGGAAAAACAAACTTTTGCTCTGTTGCAATTTCTCCAACTAATCCATTCATAGCCTGCCAGGTTTTTTCGTTCGCATAGATAGGTAGTTTATGCTTTCTTGCTAAAACTCCTAATCCTTTTATATGATCGCTATGTTCATGTGTGACCAAAATTCCTGAGAGCTTTTGAATATCTCGTCCAATTTGGTCAAATAAATTAGCCATCTGTTTACCACTTAAGCCGGCATCAACTAAAAATGCTTGATCTTCCGCCTCCACATAAATGGCATTCCCCGTACTTCCGCTTGCAAGTACACTAAACTGCAAGCTCATATTATGTCACTCCTCTTTTCCCTAATCTGCTAACTGTAAAACATCGCCCTCTAAGGCATTCACATAAAAATCTTGTCTCTCTTTATCTTTTGTTTCTATGATAATATGCCAAGTTGGCGCCAAAATTTGTTGATTCGAAAGTGGAATATGTGTGTAATAGCCATACTGCATAGTAACAATTTGACTATTCTCTGGAAGATAGTTTTTATTATATAGAGCTTCGATTGCTTTTAACGCTGTGATCGTTGATTCTTGCTCCTCTACTTCCTTAATTCCCTCAAGCATTGATTGCTCATAGCCATAAATTTGATTATCCTCATCTAACTGAAGAATCACCATACCAATATGATCTAGCTTTGATTGAAATATATTTCGGTTTTTATATTTCTGAATACATATAATAGAATTAGATTCCTCATCTGTATACCAATAATGATAAAGTTCACCTGAAATAACATTTTCTTTTAAAAATTGATTCACTTTACTTTCTAAATTAACATCAGGCAATGGAAATGGTTTGGTTAGCTTCATTTTTAATGAACGAAAGGATTCTTCTTCAATATTTGTATTTGTTACAACTAATGATTGTTCTTTATCATTAAGTTTACTAACTTCTTCAAGGGTGAAATCCTTACTTTTTGCCGTTATATAGAAGCCCTTGCCGATATCTTCAGGTAAGTCACCATACTTAATATCCTCAGCTGCTAGCTTTTCCTCCAAGGTTGCTTCTTGCATAACTGCATAATCCGATTTATCTCTTAGTTCAAAGAACTCAATTGCTAAATAGATATCTAAGATTAGAAATGCAAGGATAAAAATGGTTTTCGTTTTACTCCAATCCACCTTTATCCCTCCCTTGATTACCATTTAATTTCATTAGTGTGCCATCTTTCATCTCAATGCACCATGAAGGTGTTAGTTTTACATACTTCTGATCTGTAGAGCCACCTAATTCGTATGCAACATAGATGCTTTTAATCATTGAAATATCAATCGATTGATCAGCCTTCAGAATCTCAGCTACTTCTTTTCCTGAAATCAGACTAATAGGATTACTGCTTGATATCTGCGTCATTAACTGATACGAAGGACGTTCATAAATAGCAATTTCATTTTGTCCCCAGCGCTGCGAAATCATAGTTGGACCAAAATATTCCTCTGTTGATGTTAAGACCGGAATTGAACCAATCGACATAACATATCGAATTTGCTGATTGGACTTATCTATATTAAATAAAAGATAATCATCTGTCCATCCACCATGATCATTTAAATAATTAATACTTTGCTCTAAAAGAAGATACTCCTCCAATACACTAGATTCAGTTAGTGTTGGATTCACAAATCTTACCAAGTGCTCATTTGGAAAAATGTTTAGTTCTCTTTTACTATCAGTGTACCGATTACTTGAAAAATTCACATCCTGCTTAACAAGTCGAGGATTGCTGAATAAAGCATCCTTAAATCTTTCATCATCAATTTCATCTGTTAAATATTGATAACTATCGAGCTCTATTGTATTTTCAGGAAGCATCATTTCATTTCCTACATCTGTCTCAAAAGCAAAGTAAGAGGAAAACTCACTTTTTTTATTATAAATAGTTGAAACAAACTGATTTTCATCAGGTAAATTAACAGAGGTTTCAACAATTTTAAGATTTTCTGTTGAGACAAAGTACACTTTTTGAGCTTCTTTTTCATTAGGTACATTTAAATATATGCGATCAAAATGAATGGAGTCATTTGTATCTGTATCCCATTCAAACATCGATTTCATTGTTTCCAACGGTATTCCGTCGAGGAACCTAAGTTCTATTTTAGCCTCTGCTTTACTATGAATCCAATTATTAAAATTTTCCTCTGTATATGTTTGAGCGATGTTCTTGTTGTTTCCTAAACTATAATTCCAGTCCTGCATTTCAGTCCAAAGAGCTTCTA
This genomic stretch from Metabacillus sp. B2-18 harbors:
- a CDS encoding EAL domain-containing protein; translated protein: MLFKDKENKVIEIHCATLMKEIDMTLKTGDINTFEQPIFDIRNKKEIATELLNRPSAQSTFSSPDQFYSFAAGHGQIHKVDTFVLRAGVERLLKKSSQPSFVFVNIHLSTLFTDDWQDMLPHIKTSKFQIVLELSEREGLGNYTKEEVIRKMKELRELGMRIAVDDIGKGYSGLHTLAMVEPDFVKIDRDLVKDIGHDSYRQHMMKALIDYWLQQDVSIIAEGVETEEEVLFFKNHGVPFFQGYYFMRPKLVKVEE
- a CDS encoding thioredoxin family protein, with amino-acid sequence MEKRITNKAAFNQIINSEKPVVVKFDTNWCPDCRRMDAFMGEVLEDLNPFPLYEMDRDEFQDTSSTYEVMGIPSLLVFKNGEKIGHLHSAHAKTPESVTEFLATYFK
- a CDS encoding OsmC family protein; translation: MALLKFGIESTSQQVTTEVKAGAHTFYVDEPKNLGGNDKGANPLNTLLGSLAGCENYIANIVAKEMKFNLNGIDFKIEGALDPKGLMGDPSVKQYFQTLKIEALVDTDESDERIQELKEKTDSRCPVFNILKDTNFIQIQSTWKRK
- a CDS encoding aspartyl-phosphate phosphatase Spo0E family protein — translated: MKKESCNPVIPIYYLRYMIEERRQEILQVFKENKDLQSPLIIHLSQELDVLLNLYLDSSKNDHQVTNEV
- the cyoE gene encoding heme o synthase, which encodes MGNKNKSGTAEKCSIAFQLVKVGIVKSNVLAVIAGMCLACISIEVTLLENGLVMVLTIIGSAFVISSAGVFNNLYDRDIDFLMERTRYRPTITGAISDLTAFMAGSILLIAGVGLLYVAEPLAALYGWLGWFLYLVPYTIWSKRRTIYNTEIGSLSGAITPLIGWSAISSGELHLSIIGLFLIMVLWQMPHFYAIAIHRYEEYKLARIPMLPVIKGFERTYFQTHVYLLGLIFASFLFIELRAIFILILLLSISWFLLSVSWKKRMPFKQWASKMFVF
- a CDS encoding CxxH/CxxC protein, giving the protein MYCCEDHIELAIDMYVDEKEIAPEIEKIEQGGKLSTTCQLCEKQAVYIVGE
- the rlmH gene encoding 23S rRNA (pseudouridine(1915)-N(3))-methyltransferase RlmH, coding for MNISIITIGKLKEKYLKQGIDEYLKRLSSYAKIEIIELADEKAPENLSEIEMEQVKEKEGERILSKISDDTHVIALAIEGKMKSSEQLAKDLDQLATYGKSKVAFVIGGSLGLSNTVMKRANDSLSFSKMTFPHQLMRLILVEQVYRAFRINRGEPYHK
- a CDS encoding peroxiredoxin-like family protein, coding for MNLREQLEAKIKQFVNNRPQEIQDIFRDAAEDLEKHAPKGLIAGQTAPNFTLPSANGEAVTLYDELKKGPVILTFYRGAWCPYCNLELKAYQELLPQIKQRGAQILAVSPQTPDSSLTMKEKNELQFHLLSDKGNQVSNEYNLTFKMQKVLIELYQKLALELPSYNGEDSWELPLAATFVISQQAKIIYAYVDTDYRKRAEPSEVLEYLPN
- a CDS encoding sensor domain-containing diguanylate cyclase gives rise to the protein MINLSHVQTFSTVLNDILEIAQELVGDYSFYMSFMDGEQTKIIQTLFLKEDVLTESCLYKTDDTFCQLISLNQKPVLIHDSLTETQFGILTLNISHAYKMDIRSYAGVPIYHKDGSILGAICSLSHNVKAFSEKTITVLEKVSSFLSYAIELELSNIKDSLTGLYNRVLWNRLVSNPTLVTEPFTFLMFDIDHFKQVNDRLGHHIGDEVLKGLGEMILRYIPKDAYGFRFGGDEFGVLLNSPYKQECEVCANNLLNAFEKMAAEILPDLSLSIGLVHSHQMKMHELLEGADKLLYQSKRTGGAKITKVQ
- the msrA gene encoding peptide-methionine (S)-S-oxide reductase MsrA; this encodes MSTQYELATFAGGCFWCMVQPFDELPGIIKVVSGYTGGHKENPTYNEVCSNKTGHYEAVQITYDPNVFPYEKLLELFWQQIDPTDAQGQFGDRGESYKTAIFYHTEEQKRLAEESKKKLEDSKRFTKPIVTEIKEAAVFYPAEEYHQGYYKKNSLHYNRYKEGSGRAGFIRENWKKHHSVNIKKLTPIQHRVTQESGTEPPFQNEFWDHKEEGIYVDIISGEPLFSSLDKFDSGCGWPSFTKPIKHQEVLEKLDTSHGMRRIEVRSTSADSHLGHVFDDGPRDKGGLRYCINSAALKFIPKDKLEEEGYSEYLRLFE
- the trxB gene encoding thioredoxin-disulfide reductase, yielding MTNENIYDVIIIGAGPAGMTAAVYTSRANLSTLMIERGVPGGQMANTEEVENYPGFGHILGPDLSNKMFEHAKKFGAQYAYGDIKEIVNGEEYKTVRTSSKEFKARSVIISTGAEYKKLGAPGEKELSGRGVSYCAVCDGAFFKGKDLVVVGGGDSAVEEGVYLTRFVNKVTIVHRRDEFRAQKIIQQRAFENEKIEVIFNTTIQSIHEQTGKVGSVKLVSTEDGSEKEFKTDGVFIYVGMVPLTAPFQDLGITNSMGYIETNDQMETKVEGIFAAGDVREKTLRQIVTATGDGSIAAQSAQHYVEELLENLKR
- a CDS encoding S1C family serine protease, yielding MGYYDQDYENYDAKRQKGNRGGWFLAGLVGAILGGLLVFFALPALSNFLPYEMNLGEEATDQQGQTVEDTGPIKNVSVDVNSAITGIVDEVSDAVVGVVNLQEAGFWSETGEAGTGSGVIYKKEGKDAFVVTNHHVIEGASQVEISLSDGTRVPAEILGSDVLTDLAVLRVDADKITKVAQFGDSDAVKPGEPVIAIGNPLGLQFSGSVTQGIISGTERAIPIDENGDGQVDWNAEVLQTDAAINPGNSGGALINLDGKVIGINSMKIAQAAVEGIGLSIPANHAIPIIEDLEKYSEVRRPYMGIGMRSLNEVSSYHKEQTLKLPQDINDGVIVMSVVPVSPAAQAGLQEFDVITQFAGEDIKDIIDLRKILYNQEVGDTIELTFYRNGEKMSGKMKLGEEDMLGG